A genomic segment from Blastococcus sp. PRF04-17 encodes:
- a CDS encoding EAL domain-containing protein: MLGTRTARLPDCRPLLADPDDLTLAFQPIVDLAAATVAGYEALARFPGSAGPDVWFAAAAEAGIAAELEALALHKALAVVPALPPDTFLTVNVSPHLLGSAPVQDALATRPGLQRVVVELTEHTPVHDLAALRRQTDELRARGALIALDDAGSGYSGLQQLAVLRPQVVKLDRALVSDADTDPVRVALAEMLGEFAGRIDAWLLAEGIETAAELAAFVQLGVPLAQGWLLGRPGPDFAPLAPETADVVRAQIARARMTDSVARLLRPVRQVTLGEDTPGVPPAVLLGGQGEPLGLLLADPRTAEHYTAPVSLRVHPTTDIGEALQRALTRPPPSASTPCCAPTPSATCSGSCASRTSRPPSGRTAERPRPRSSPRRPVAPPLFRQGVHMKTFACGDVIPGCGARFTAADEDGIFAQVAGHAAADHGVTDITPELVQAVRDRIVAA; encoded by the coding sequence ATGCTCGGCACGCGCACGGCCCGGTTGCCGGACTGCCGTCCGCTGCTGGCCGACCCCGACGATCTGACGCTGGCGTTCCAGCCGATCGTCGACCTCGCCGCCGCCACGGTGGCCGGGTACGAGGCGCTGGCCCGGTTCCCGGGTTCCGCCGGCCCCGACGTCTGGTTCGCCGCGGCCGCCGAGGCCGGGATCGCCGCCGAGCTCGAGGCGCTGGCCCTCCACAAGGCGCTCGCCGTCGTCCCGGCGCTGCCGCCCGACACCTTCCTGACGGTCAACGTCAGTCCGCACCTGCTCGGGTCGGCCCCCGTGCAGGACGCGCTGGCGACCCGTCCCGGCCTCCAGCGGGTCGTCGTGGAGCTCACCGAGCACACGCCCGTCCACGACCTGGCCGCGCTGCGGCGGCAGACCGACGAGCTGCGCGCCCGGGGCGCCCTGATCGCCCTGGACGACGCCGGCAGCGGCTACTCGGGCCTGCAGCAGCTCGCCGTCCTCCGCCCGCAGGTGGTCAAGCTCGACCGCGCCCTGGTCAGCGACGCGGACACCGACCCGGTGCGCGTGGCCCTGGCCGAGATGCTGGGCGAGTTCGCCGGCCGGATCGACGCGTGGCTGCTCGCCGAGGGCATCGAGACCGCCGCCGAGCTCGCCGCCTTCGTGCAGCTCGGCGTCCCGCTGGCCCAGGGCTGGCTGCTCGGCCGGCCGGGGCCGGACTTCGCGCCGCTCGCGCCGGAGACGGCGGACGTCGTGCGGGCCCAGATCGCCCGCGCGCGCATGACCGACAGCGTGGCGCGGCTGCTCCGCCCCGTCCGGCAGGTCACGCTCGGCGAGGACACCCCCGGCGTCCCGCCGGCTGTCCTGCTCGGCGGCCAGGGCGAGCCGCTCGGGCTGCTGCTGGCCGACCCGCGGACGGCGGAGCACTACACCGCACCGGTCTCGTTGCGGGTGCACCCCACGACCGACATCGGGGAGGCGCTGCAGCGCGCGCTGACCCGCCCGCCGCCCAGCGCTTCGACCCCGTGCTGTGCACCGACCCCGTCGGCGACGTGCTCGGGCTCGTGCGCATCGAGGACCTCGCGTCCGCCGTCCGGAAGGACCGCTGAGCGACCCAGACCCCGGTCGTCCCCCCGGCGGCCGGTCGCGCCACCCCTCTTCCGACAAGGAGTCCACATGAAGACCTTCGCCTGCGGCGACGTCATCCCCGGCTGCGGCGCCCGCTTCACCGCCGCCGACGAGGACGGCATCTTCGCCCAGGTCGCCGGCCACGCCGCCGCCGACCACGGGGTCACCGACATCACCCCGGAGCTGGTCCAGGCCGTCCGCGACCGCATCGTCGCCGCCTGA
- a CDS encoding aldo/keto reductase, with protein MPARDLATQGVPEGPRTTRRSHLSHARGDDVAPSVGACRSSPGPISTSAISASAATSSGGRRTSRRPSRCSTASSTRPPARCRRSWTRPRATAGGVRADPRRLDGRARPARPGRRRDQGVATGEGAPAVRGEIRAAAEQSLRRLRTDRIDLYYAHFDDETTPLEETLTAFDGLVRSGKVRYVAASNYSAERLTEALDTSARLGISRYAALQTHYNLMERPVFEDALRDVAAERELGVLPYFALAKGFLTGKYRAGEQVDSPRAKGAAAYVGERGDRVLRALGQVADAHAVPLPAVALRWLADRPTVVAPIASGRNVEQLADLLPMQDLVLSEEQRNALDDASS; from the coding sequence ATGCCCGCCCGGGACCTGGCCACCCAGGGGGTCCCGGAGGGCCCGCGGACGACACGTCGGTCACACCTGTCCCACGCACGTGGGGACGACGTCGCGCCTAGCGTGGGGGCATGCCGCAGCTCCCCGGGACCGATCTCGACGTCAGCGATCTCTGCCTCGGCGGCAACGTCTTCGGGTGGACGGCGGACGAGCCGACGTCCTTCGCGCTGCTCGACCGCTTCGTCGACGCGACCCCCGGCCCGCTGTCGCCGTTCGTGGACACGGCCGAGAGCTACGGCCGGGGGAGTCCGAGCGGATCCTCGGCGCCTGGATGGCCGCGCGCGGCCTGCGCGACCGGGTCGTCGTCGCGACCAAGGCGTCGCCACTGGAGAAGGAGCACCCGCTGTCCGCGGGGAGATCCGGGCGGCCGCCGAGCAGTCGCTCCGGCGGCTGCGGACCGACCGCATCGACCTGTACTACGCGCACTTCGACGACGAGACGACGCCGCTGGAGGAGACGCTGACCGCGTTCGACGGGCTGGTGCGGTCGGGCAAGGTCCGGTACGTGGCCGCGTCGAACTACTCGGCGGAGCGGCTGACCGAAGCGCTGGACACCTCGGCGAGGCTGGGGATCAGCCGCTACGCCGCCCTGCAGACGCACTACAACCTGATGGAGCGGCCGGTCTTCGAGGACGCCCTGCGCGACGTCGCGGCCGAGCGGGAGCTCGGCGTGCTGCCCTACTTCGCGCTGGCCAAGGGCTTCCTGACCGGCAAGTACCGGGCGGGGGAGCAGGTCGACTCCCCGCGGGCGAAGGGCGCGGCGGCGTACGTGGGGGAGCGGGGTGACCGGGTGCTGCGGGCGCTGGGTCAGGTGGCCGACGCGCACGCGGTGCCGCTGCCGGCGGTCGCGCTGCGCTGGCTGGCCGACCGGCCGACCGTCGTGGCGCCGATCGCGAGCGGGCGGAACGTGGAACAGCTGGCGGACCTGCTGCCGATGCAGGACCTGGTGCTCAGCGAGGAGCAGCGCAACGCCCTGGACGACGCGAGCTCCTGA
- a CDS encoding HU family DNA-binding protein, whose amino-acid sequence MNKAELVSAIAKRADVPASTVDSVLAGLQEELVEAITRGEKVAVSGLLTVERTQRSARTGRNPQTGESIDIPAANTVKVTAGSNLKKAASSVPV is encoded by the coding sequence ATGAACAAGGCCGAACTGGTCTCCGCCATCGCCAAGCGCGCCGACGTCCCGGCCTCCACCGTGGACTCGGTCCTGGCCGGGCTCCAGGAGGAGCTCGTCGAGGCGATCACCCGCGGCGAGAAGGTCGCCGTCTCGGGCCTGCTGACCGTGGAGCGCACGCAGCGTTCGGCGCGCACCGGCCGCAACCCGCAGACCGGTGAGTCGATCGACATCCCCGCTGCCAACACCGTCAAGGTGACCGCCGGCTCGAACCTGAAGAAGGCCGCCAGCAGCGTTCCGGTCTGA
- a CDS encoding serine hydrolase domain-containing protein, whose amino-acid sequence MSTDLQITTDPAEVGLDAGRLARLDRRLARWVDDGQLPGFLVTVARHGALVHVGRQGLRDVENGLPVEEDTRWRIFSMTKPITSVAAMMLYEEGAFELSDPISKWLPEFAETRVYVAGSAMKPVTAPQVEPIRVRHLLTHTSGLTYGFHHAHPVDAMYRAMGHEWGTPPGADSAEVCRQWASVPLVFQPGSEWNYGVSTDVLGRLVEVWSGLPLDAFFEQRIFGPLGMRSTSFGLRPDDDPEPLAKLYGATPRPSGATGFAFLEAFDAAAHSKPAFLSGGGGLVSTAGDYLRFAELLRRGGSYDGGRLLGSRTIAFMTRNHLPGNADLETFGRPLFAETPLRGVGFGLGFSMVIDPTRYGVVSSVGDYSWGGAASTAFYVDPVEDLTVSFYTQLLPSSTLPIRNYLRQLVNQALVD is encoded by the coding sequence GTGAGCACCGACCTGCAGATCACCACCGACCCGGCCGAGGTCGGCCTCGACGCCGGGCGGCTGGCGCGCCTGGACCGGCGGCTGGCCCGCTGGGTGGACGACGGCCAGCTGCCCGGGTTCCTCGTCACCGTCGCGCGGCACGGCGCGCTCGTGCACGTCGGCCGCCAGGGGCTCCGGGACGTCGAGAACGGGCTGCCCGTGGAGGAGGACACCCGCTGGCGGATCTTCTCGATGACCAAGCCGATCACCTCGGTCGCGGCGATGATGCTCTACGAGGAGGGTGCCTTCGAGCTCTCCGACCCGATCTCGAAGTGGCTGCCCGAGTTCGCCGAGACCCGCGTCTACGTGGCCGGCTCGGCGATGAAGCCGGTGACCGCTCCGCAGGTCGAGCCCATCCGCGTGCGGCACCTGCTCACCCACACCTCCGGCCTGACCTACGGCTTCCACCACGCCCACCCGGTCGACGCGATGTACCGGGCGATGGGGCACGAGTGGGGCACCCCGCCCGGTGCGGACTCCGCGGAGGTCTGCCGCCAGTGGGCCTCGGTGCCCCTGGTCTTCCAGCCCGGTAGCGAGTGGAACTACGGCGTGTCCACCGACGTCCTCGGCCGGCTGGTCGAGGTGTGGTCCGGGCTGCCGCTCGACGCCTTCTTCGAGCAGCGGATCTTCGGGCCCCTGGGCATGCGCAGCACCTCGTTCGGCCTGCGCCCGGACGACGACCCCGAGCCGCTGGCCAAGCTGTACGGCGCCACGCCGAGGCCCTCGGGTGCCACCGGGTTTGCGTTCCTCGAGGCCTTCGACGCCGCCGCGCACAGCAAGCCGGCGTTCCTCTCCGGCGGCGGCGGACTCGTCTCGACCGCCGGTGACTACCTGCGGTTCGCCGAGCTGCTGCGCCGGGGCGGCTCCTACGACGGCGGCCGGCTGCTGGGCTCGCGCACGATCGCGTTCATGACCCGCAACCACCTGCCGGGCAACGCCGACCTGGAGACGTTCGGCCGGCCGCTGTTCGCCGAGACGCCGCTGCGCGGGGTGGGCTTCGGGCTGGGCTTCTCGATGGTGATCGACCCGACCCGGTACGGCGTGGTCTCCAGCGTCGGCGACTACAGCTGGGGCGGGGCGGCGTCGACGGCGTTCTACGTCGACCCGGTCGAGGACCTCACCGTCAGCTTCTACACGCAGCTGCTGCCCTCGAGCACGCTGCCGATCCGCAACTACCTCCGGCAGCTGGTCAACCAGGCCCTGGTCGACTGA
- a CDS encoding MaoC family dehydratase: MAATTVEGVEGVRGLVGQHLGHSDWVEITQEQVNRFAEATGDHQWIHVDPERAAKESPFGGPIAHGYLTLSLLPALVPQIVEITGFRMGVNYGTEKVRFPSPVPVGARVRAGATLESATPFEGGVQMTLGVTMEIEGGTKPAMVASVVYRRYL; encoded by the coding sequence ATGGCGGCAACCACGGTCGAGGGCGTCGAGGGCGTGCGCGGTCTGGTCGGGCAGCACCTCGGCCACAGCGACTGGGTCGAGATCACCCAGGAACAGGTGAACCGGTTCGCCGAGGCGACCGGCGACCACCAGTGGATCCACGTCGACCCCGAGCGCGCCGCGAAGGAGAGCCCGTTCGGCGGTCCGATCGCACACGGTTACCTGACGCTGTCGCTGCTGCCGGCGCTGGTCCCGCAGATCGTCGAGATCACCGGCTTCCGCATGGGCGTCAACTACGGCACGGAGAAGGTGCGCTTCCCGTCGCCGGTGCCCGTGGGTGCGCGCGTGCGCGCCGGCGCGACGCTGGAGTCGGCGACCCCGTTCGAGGGCGGCGTCCAGATGACCCTCGGCGTGACCATGGAGATCGAGGGCGGCACGAAGCCGGCGATGGTCGCGTCCGTCGTCTACCGGCGCTACCTGTAG